In Pseudoalteromonas xiamenensis, the following are encoded in one genomic region:
- a CDS encoding flagellar hook-length control protein FliK: MNKQKKKPIPRQSRLKVNELEKQLNSLSTEEQSKLKALLEEKLEQGTLTKEERLIARQIVYALNDAKNGNVTLPVKDFVSQSSAVKTTNENSQSENNSKSQPTAAASVTNLSTELTSEVEAVESIADSSLLGDGENVTVGSKVANVEDKAPSEKRQIEQLVSSNSQLSKGESKDVQGESKVAASAKSADKTTVENTFFKVNEESMLQKQNVEQKLDVSKVKVDVLDETDVEQEENSAHQNVEETKGLANVSAKTTEQPSSINRVMQTIAQLADPNSQIESAANKQFAMQVEQAQHTNHAQQAAQKVVVDPELLQAMNIARQDAAKELQNRVSMMLNLNNKEAEIRLDPPELGSMQIRIRSDAEQAQVNFVVQNQQAKELLEQSMPKLREMLAEQGINLGESSIEQGFAGNQGDGESMGQQAPTVHRVSNQSLKTLKTWQQKQNPQVQQ, encoded by the coding sequence ATGAACAAGCAAAAGAAGAAGCCAATACCAAGGCAATCGAGACTCAAAGTAAATGAACTTGAAAAGCAACTTAATAGTCTATCGACAGAGGAACAAAGTAAGTTGAAGGCTTTACTTGAAGAAAAGCTTGAACAAGGTACTTTGACGAAGGAAGAGCGTCTTATTGCGCGCCAGATTGTTTATGCGCTTAACGATGCAAAGAATGGAAATGTTACGCTTCCAGTAAAAGACTTTGTTTCTCAAAGTAGCGCTGTCAAAACGACAAATGAAAATAGTCAATCCGAAAATAACTCTAAAAGTCAGCCGACTGCCGCTGCAAGTGTAACCAATCTCTCGACAGAGCTAACTTCTGAAGTCGAAGCGGTTGAATCTATTGCTGACTCTTCACTCTTGGGGGATGGCGAGAATGTAACGGTTGGCTCAAAAGTAGCGAATGTGGAAGATAAAGCGCCTTCGGAAAAGCGACAAATTGAACAACTTGTTTCTTCTAACAGCCAGCTCAGTAAAGGCGAGTCCAAAGATGTACAAGGTGAATCGAAAGTAGCTGCATCGGCTAAAAGTGCAGACAAGACGACTGTAGAAAACACTTTCTTTAAAGTAAACGAAGAGTCAATGCTGCAAAAACAAAATGTTGAGCAGAAACTGGATGTGTCGAAAGTGAAAGTGGATGTTTTAGATGAGACTGATGTTGAGCAAGAAGAGAACAGCGCTCACCAAAACGTAGAGGAAACAAAGGGACTGGCGAATGTCTCTGCCAAGACTACGGAGCAACCTTCTTCTATTAATCGGGTCATGCAAACCATTGCACAACTTGCTGATCCAAATAGCCAAATTGAGTCTGCTGCCAACAAACAATTTGCAATGCAAGTCGAGCAAGCACAACATACTAATCATGCTCAGCAGGCAGCACAAAAAGTCGTAGTAGACCCTGAATTGTTGCAAGCGATGAATATCGCAAGACAAGATGCGGCGAAAGAGTTGCAAAATCGCGTTTCAATGATGCTTAACCTGAATAATAAAGAGGCGGAGATCCGTTTGGACCCACCGGAACTTGGCAGCATGCAAATTCGTATTCGCAGCGATGCTGAACAAGCGCAAGTGAATTTTGTTGTGCAAAATCAGCAAGCAAAAGAGCTATTGGAGCAATCCATGCCAAAACTTCGTGAAATGTTAGCGGAGCAAGGTATAAACTTAGGTGAAAGCAGCATTGAACAGGGATTTGCCGGCAATCAAGGTGATGGAGAATCGATGGGACAACAGGCACCAACCGTTCACAGAGTGAGCAATCAGAGCCTCAAAACGTTGAAAACTTGGCAACAAAAGCAAAATCCTCAAGTTCAGCAATAG
- the fliL gene encoding flagellar basal body-associated protein FliL: MAEDNNSLEIEETGGKKKLIIIIAAAVVVVAGIIGFFLFSGSSEEPVETLAEEVPATAAPAANSSSAQVGSALYVAMPRPFVFNVPGASRDRIVQIKVQLLVRGDGNEEVAKKHIPLIEGTLLSVFSTTTADELSTTAGKETLRLTALDKVQEALTSVEGSKVVERVLFTGFVMQ; encoded by the coding sequence ATGGCGGAAGATAATAACAGTCTAGAAATAGAAGAAACGGGCGGGAAGAAGAAACTTATCATAATCATCGCCGCAGCTGTTGTCGTTGTCGCAGGTATTATTGGTTTCTTTTTATTTTCAGGTTCGTCAGAAGAACCGGTAGAGACACTTGCTGAAGAAGTACCCGCCACCGCAGCACCAGCAGCAAATAGTTCGAGTGCTCAAGTTGGAAGTGCGCTCTATGTTGCCATGCCAAGACCCTTCGTGTTTAACGTTCCAGGTGCCAGTCGAGACCGAATTGTACAAATTAAGGTACAACTATTAGTTCGAGGCGATGGAAACGAAGAAGTTGCTAAAAAACATATTCCACTCATTGAAGGGACACTGCTCAGCGTTTTCTCGACAACAACAGCAGATGAGTTGAGCACAACCGCGGGTAAAGAAACACTCCGACTAACCGCGCTAGACAAAGTTCAAGAAGCATTAACCAGTGTTGAAGGCAGCAAAGTTGTAGAACGTGTGTTGTTCACTGGTTTTGTAATGCAGTAG
- the fliM gene encoding flagellar motor switch protein FliM produces MSDLLSQDEIDALLHGVDEVEEDDINDDDGEGSSKALQYDFSSQDRIVRGRMPTLEIVNERFARHMRISLFNMMRRTAEVSINGVQMLKFGEYIHTLFVPTSLNMVRFRPLKGTGLITMEARLVFILVDNFFGGDGRYHAKIEGREFTPTERRIVQMLLKIIFEDYKEAWAPVMDVSFEYLDSEVNPAMANIVSPTEVVVISSFHIELDGGGGDFHISLPYSMLEPIRELLDAGVQSDTEDTDLRWSKALRDEIMDVEVELSTQLLEIDLSLAQVMELKAGDVIPVDMPEHVTVFIEELPTFRAKMGRSRDFVALQISEKIKRPESVKSELHVFTKGGKKLDNDAELAELEEDLHLSEGVDLDW; encoded by the coding sequence GTGAGCGATTTACTTTCCCAAGACGAAATCGATGCGCTACTCCATGGTGTTGATGAAGTCGAAGAGGACGACATAAACGACGATGACGGTGAAGGCAGTTCCAAAGCCTTACAATATGACTTCTCTTCTCAGGATCGTATTGTCCGTGGTCGAATGCCAACGCTCGAAATCGTGAACGAGCGCTTTGCTCGACATATGCGTATTTCTCTATTCAATATGATGCGTCGTACCGCCGAAGTTTCAATCAACGGCGTTCAGATGCTTAAATTTGGCGAATATATCCACACACTGTTCGTTCCAACCAGTTTGAATATGGTGCGATTCCGTCCTTTAAAAGGGACTGGACTCATTACTATGGAAGCGCGATTAGTCTTTATCCTAGTTGATAACTTCTTTGGTGGTGATGGTCGATATCACGCTAAAATTGAAGGTCGTGAATTTACTCCTACCGAACGTCGTATCGTGCAGATGCTTCTAAAAATCATCTTTGAGGATTATAAAGAAGCTTGGGCACCAGTAATGGACGTGTCTTTTGAATATTTAGACTCAGAAGTAAACCCTGCGATGGCGAACATAGTAAGTCCAACGGAAGTGGTCGTCATTAGTTCATTCCACATTGAACTCGACGGTGGTGGTGGTGATTTCCACATTTCCCTTCCGTATTCGATGTTAGAGCCGATCCGAGAGCTACTTGATGCGGGTGTGCAGTCTGATACAGAAGATACCGATTTGCGTTGGAGTAAAGCATTACGTGACGAAATTATGGATGTTGAAGTTGAGTTGTCCACGCAATTGCTTGAAATTGATTTGAGTTTAGCGCAGGTTATGGAGCTAAAAGCGGGTGATGTAATCCCTGTGGATATGCCTGAACACGTAACGGTATTTATAGAAGAGTTGCCGACCTTTAGAGCAAAAATGGGGCGTTCAAGAGATTTTGTTGCGCTTCAGATTAGCGAAAAGATTAAGCGACCAGAATCGGTTAAATCCGAGCTCCATGTCTTTACTAAGGGTGGTAAAAAGCTCGACAATGATGCCGAATTGGCTGAATTAGAAGAAGATCTACACTTGTCTGAAGGTGTTGATCTTGATTGGTAA
- the fliN gene encoding flagellar motor switch protein FliN, with amino-acid sequence MSDDQDTMDEWAAALAEAEQADVGAEPEIAELEEFSEGSGTKLSADERRKLDTILDIPVTISMEVGRSKINIRNLLQLNQGSVVELDRVAGEPLDVLVNGTLIAHGEVVVVNDKFGIRLTDVISQVERIKKLR; translated from the coding sequence ATGAGTGACGATCAAGATACAATGGATGAATGGGCAGCAGCCCTCGCCGAAGCAGAACAAGCCGATGTTGGTGCAGAACCTGAAATTGCTGAATTAGAAGAGTTTTCTGAAGGTTCTGGAACAAAACTAAGTGCAGATGAGCGCAGAAAGTTAGATACGATTTTAGACATTCCTGTAACCATTTCGATGGAAGTTGGGCGTTCAAAAATCAATATTCGTAACTTGCTCCAGCTTAACCAAGGTTCAGTCGTTGAACTTGACCGCGTAGCGGGTGAACCGCTGGACGTGTTAGTCAATGGAACGCTTATTGCGCATGGTGAAGTGGTTGTGGTCAACGATAAGTTTGGTATCCGTTTGACGGACGTCATTAGCCAAGTAGAGCGAATTAAAAAATTACGATGA
- the fliO gene encoding flagellar biosynthetic protein FliO produces the protein MSVLFLVLLGFSGFAFAANPADAQNVMTMMTSLLGVVIVILLLAWLVKKLNPQLGASEHFKVVRSMPLGTKERLMIIELDDKQHLLGVTPNSINYLYQLEKPLPQAEMPMMAKGISELLKTSKKNE, from the coding sequence ATGAGTGTGCTATTTTTAGTCTTGCTTGGTTTCAGTGGTTTTGCATTTGCTGCGAACCCAGCGGATGCACAAAACGTGATGACGATGATGACTTCATTACTTGGAGTTGTGATCGTCATTTTGTTATTGGCATGGCTTGTAAAAAAATTAAATCCTCAGCTTGGTGCGTCTGAGCACTTTAAAGTCGTGAGAAGTATGCCCTTAGGCACAAAAGAACGATTGATGATTATTGAGTTAGACGATAAACAACACCTCTTAGGGGTAACGCCCAATAGCATTAATTACCTATATCAACTCGAGAAACCTCTGCCTCAAGCTGAAATGCCGATGATGGCGAAAGGGATTTCTGAACTGCTGAAGACTTCGAAAAAAAATGAATAA
- the fliP gene encoding flagellar type III secretion system pore protein FliP (The bacterial flagellar biogenesis protein FliP forms a type III secretion system (T3SS)-type pore required for flagellar assembly.) produces the protein MNNALKLLIFTAILFYLPCVNAEGIEALSITTTPDGTQEYSVTLQVLAIMTALSFIPAAVIMMTSFTRIIVVLGILRQAIGLQQAPSNQILVGISLFMTFFIMAPIFNQINDQALQPYLKDEVTSIQALEIAKEPMKAFMLSQTRIKDLETFAKIAGYDKLDKPEDTPFIVIIPAFVTSELQTAFIIGFMFFIPFLIVDLVVASVLMAMGMMMLSPMIVSLPFKIMLFVLVDGWGLVMGTLARSFGLGV, from the coding sequence ATGAATAATGCTCTAAAGCTACTTATCTTCACAGCAATATTGTTTTATCTCCCATGTGTAAATGCGGAAGGCATCGAAGCTTTGAGTATTACTACCACCCCTGATGGCACGCAGGAATATTCCGTAACACTGCAAGTGCTCGCGATAATGACGGCACTGAGTTTTATTCCAGCCGCGGTCATTATGATGACGTCATTTACGCGCATTATTGTTGTTCTTGGGATTTTGCGTCAGGCTATCGGTCTTCAACAAGCACCTTCAAATCAAATTTTGGTTGGTATCTCGTTGTTTATGACTTTTTTTATTATGGCGCCAATATTTAACCAAATAAACGACCAAGCATTACAACCGTATTTGAAGGATGAAGTTACTTCCATTCAAGCGCTTGAAATTGCAAAAGAGCCGATGAAGGCGTTCATGCTCTCTCAAACGCGCATAAAGGACCTTGAAACATTCGCTAAAATAGCGGGTTACGACAAACTTGATAAACCAGAAGATACACCCTTTATTGTTATCATCCCAGCATTTGTAACGTCGGAATTGCAAACCGCTTTTATTATCGGGTTTATGTTTTTCATTCCTTTCCTTATCGTTGATTTGGTTGTAGCCAGTGTATTAATGGCCATGGGTATGATGATGCTTTCACCGATGATCGTTTCTTTACCGTTTAAAATAATGCTATTTGTGCTCGTAGACGGTTGGGGACTAGTCATGGGAACTCTCGCACGAAGTTTCGGTTTGGGGGTGTAA
- the fliQ gene encoding flagellar biosynthesis protein FliQ, producing MEPEVFVDILSDSLFLVIKLVSAIVIPGMVVGLCVAVFQAATSINEQTLSFLPRLIITIIALIFGGHWLTQELMDFFTRLVEMIPEIAG from the coding sequence GTGGAACCAGAAGTATTCGTCGATATTCTTAGTGATTCGCTTTTTTTAGTCATCAAGCTTGTGTCGGCGATTGTTATACCCGGTATGGTTGTGGGACTATGTGTGGCCGTGTTCCAAGCGGCAACCTCAATTAACGAGCAGACATTGAGTTTCTTACCAAGGCTCATTATTACCATCATAGCGCTAATTTTTGGTGGACATTGGCTTACACAAGAACTGATGGACTTTTTTACTCGTCTAGTGGAAATGATCCCAGAAATCGCGGGGTAA
- the fliR gene encoding flagellar biosynthetic protein FliR: MEFPFAIVIQWLSDFLLPLVRVSSMMMVMAGLGAQNVPSRVKLAMAVVTTFALVPALPQTQFTDLFSLSMIFVVIQQMLIGIAIGFASLLLLNTFVIAGQILATQTGLGFASVVDPANGLSVPAVGQFYLILATLLFFVFNGHLMMIQMVAFSFETWPINGEWWPVDNYWDILMWGGWMFSTALALSLAPLTAMLVMNISFGIMTRAAPQMNIFSVGFAFTLVAGLMIIWATMGNFITQYEFQWLKMVELMCGMIGCSV; encoded by the coding sequence ATGGAATTTCCGTTTGCCATTGTTATCCAGTGGTTGAGTGATTTTTTGTTACCGTTAGTGCGCGTTAGTTCGATGATGATGGTAATGGCGGGACTTGGTGCTCAAAATGTGCCGAGTCGAGTTAAACTCGCTATGGCGGTTGTTACTACATTCGCGTTAGTGCCTGCGCTTCCACAAACTCAATTCACCGATTTATTTTCTTTGTCCATGATATTTGTGGTAATCCAGCAGATGCTTATTGGTATCGCAATTGGTTTTGCCTCCTTGTTACTCTTAAACACGTTCGTAATCGCAGGTCAAATACTTGCAACGCAGACAGGTTTAGGATTTGCCTCTGTAGTAGATCCCGCTAATGGCTTATCTGTACCCGCTGTTGGGCAATTCTATTTAATACTTGCAACCCTACTTTTTTTTGTCTTTAACGGACATTTGATGATGATCCAGATGGTCGCATTTAGTTTTGAAACATGGCCAATTAACGGAGAATGGTGGCCGGTTGACAATTATTGGGATATTTTGATGTGGGGGGGGTGGATGTTTTCGACTGCCCTTGCTCTGTCTCTTGCACCGTTGACTGCTATGCTTGTTATGAACATTTCATTTGGCATCATGACTCGGGCCGCACCACAAATGAACATATTCTCTGTGGGCTTCGCGTTTACACTGGTTGCTGGTTTAATGATAATTTGGGCAACAATGGGAAATTTCATCACACAGTACGAGTTTCAATGGCTTAAAATGGTTGAATTAATGTGTGGTATGATAGGTTGTAGCGTTTAG
- the flhB gene encoding flagellar biosynthesis protein FlhB: MAEDSGQERTEEPTSKKIDEARKKGQIARSKELGTTFVLIFSAIALLMYGPGIAKGLYNLMGRMLTLNRNETYDTTKMFAVWGSAFSELIFPMAMFVFVVALAGIIGNTLLGGFNFSWEAASPKPSKMSPMKGIKRMFGAQAGIELIKAILKFSLVAGFAILLIQGYFYEILHLSIESPPQSIVHALEILAWMFLALSCTLVIISAIDAPYQSYNHHKQLKMTLQEVKDEYKNSEGDPMIKGRIRRLQREMSRRRMIQDVPDADVVVTNPTHYSVALKYDTEKAGAPMVIAKGVDELAMQIRKVAIGNDVPIVESPALTRSLYHTTEVGDQIPEQLFTAVAQVLAYVFQLKRFNKGRGKRPVPLKKELPIPDNLKH; encoded by the coding sequence ATGGCTGAAGATTCAGGTCAAGAAAGAACCGAAGAACCCACCAGTAAAAAAATAGATGAAGCTCGAAAAAAGGGGCAAATTGCCCGTTCAAAAGAGTTAGGGACAACTTTTGTCCTTATTTTTTCCGCAATTGCACTGCTCATGTACGGACCCGGTATCGCAAAAGGTTTATATAACTTAATGGGACGTATGCTTACCCTTAATCGCAATGAAACCTATGATACAACGAAGATGTTTGCGGTGTGGGGAAGTGCATTCAGTGAATTGATTTTTCCTATGGCGATGTTTGTTTTTGTCGTTGCGCTTGCCGGAATAATTGGGAATACCTTGTTAGGTGGTTTCAATTTTAGTTGGGAAGCGGCCTCTCCAAAGCCAAGTAAAATGTCGCCGATGAAAGGCATTAAGCGCATGTTCGGTGCTCAGGCGGGTATCGAATTGATCAAAGCTATCTTAAAGTTTTCGCTTGTCGCTGGGTTTGCGATTTTGCTTATTCAAGGGTACTTTTATGAAATACTTCATTTAAGTATTGAAAGCCCGCCACAAAGTATCGTTCATGCTTTGGAGATTTTAGCTTGGATGTTCTTAGCCTTGAGCTGCACGCTTGTCATCATTTCTGCAATTGACGCGCCTTATCAAAGTTATAATCACCACAAGCAATTAAAAATGACACTGCAAGAAGTTAAAGACGAATATAAAAACTCAGAAGGTGACCCGATGATTAAGGGTCGTATTCGTCGTCTACAGCGCGAAATGTCGCGGCGAAGAATGATACAAGATGTTCCCGATGCAGACGTGGTTGTGACTAACCCAACTCATTATTCTGTTGCGCTTAAATATGATACGGAAAAGGCAGGCGCCCCGATGGTCATTGCTAAAGGGGTGGATGAGCTTGCGATGCAAATCAGAAAAGTTGCTATTGGTAATGACGTGCCTATCGTTGAATCTCCAGCATTGACGCGTTCACTTTATCATACAACGGAAGTTGGCGACCAAATACCAGAGCAACTTTTTACGGCGGTTGCACAGGTACTTGCGTACGTATTCCAATTAAAACGTTTCAATAAAGGTCGAGGTAAGAGACCGGTGCCATTGAAAAAAGAATTACCGATCCCAGATAACTTAAAGCATTAA
- a CDS encoding MinD/ParA family ATP-binding protein: MINTVLDQASGLRRMNQKNNHGVKVIAVTGGKGGVGKTNVSLNTAIAMGQQGHRVLVLDADLGLANCDVMLGLRVEKNLSHVLSGECELDEILVEGPAGIKIVPATSGSQNMVELTPAEHAGLIRAFSELNTEFDVLIVDTAAGISDMVLSFSRAAQDVMVVVCDEPTSITDAYALIKVLSREHGVYKFKIVANMVRSLREGQELFAKLSKVTDRFLDVALEMVATIPFDENMRKSSRRQKTIVELFPNSPAAVAFRGLASKAAKWPIPHQPSGHLEFFIEQLVNG; this comes from the coding sequence ATGATTAACACAGTATTAGATCAAGCAAGTGGTCTGCGAAGAATGAATCAAAAGAATAACCACGGCGTCAAAGTCATAGCAGTAACAGGCGGTAAAGGTGGAGTTGGGAAAACTAACGTCTCTCTCAACACAGCAATCGCAATGGGACAACAAGGGCATCGAGTACTTGTGCTTGATGCTGACTTAGGTCTTGCTAATTGTGACGTAATGCTTGGCTTACGCGTTGAGAAAAACCTTTCTCATGTGCTTTCCGGTGAATGTGAACTTGATGAAATCTTAGTTGAAGGACCTGCGGGCATTAAAATTGTGCCGGCAACATCAGGCTCGCAGAATATGGTGGAGTTAACACCTGCAGAGCATGCTGGCTTAATCCGAGCATTTAGTGAACTTAATACTGAATTTGATGTTCTGATTGTTGATACGGCAGCAGGCATCTCGGACATGGTCTTAAGCTTTTCAAGGGCAGCTCAAGACGTTATGGTTGTTGTATGTGACGAACCAACGTCTATTACTGATGCCTACGCGTTGATAAAAGTACTAAGCCGTGAACACGGCGTATACAAATTTAAAATTGTTGCCAACATGGTGCGAAGTCTCCGTGAAGGCCAAGAATTATTTGCTAAACTTTCTAAAGTGACTGATAGATTCTTGGATGTAGCGCTTGAAATGGTGGCGACAATTCCTTTCGATGAAAACATGCGAAAGTCTTCTCGTCGTCAAAAGACGATTGTTGAATTGTTCCCTAATTCTCCAGCCGCTGTAGCGTTTAGAGGCCTTGCTTCAAAAGCTGCTAAATGGCCAATTCCACACCAGCCATCAGGTCACTTAGAATTTTTCATTGAACAACTCGTAAACGGATAG
- the cheY gene encoding chemotaxis response regulator CheY, with protein MDKNMKILVVDDFSTMRRIIKNLLRDLGFTNVQEADDGSTALPMLQNQEFDFVVTDWNMPGMQGIDLLRAIRADDKLKHIPVLMVTAEAKKEQIVAAAQAGVNGYIVKPFTAGTLKTKLEKVFERLG; from the coding sequence TTGGATAAGAACATGAAAATTCTCGTGGTTGACGATTTCTCGACGATGCGTCGAATCATCAAAAACCTGCTCAGAGATTTAGGTTTTACAAATGTTCAGGAAGCCGATGACGGTAGTACAGCTTTGCCAATGTTGCAAAACCAAGAGTTTGACTTTGTTGTCACGGATTGGAACATGCCAGGCATGCAAGGCATTGATTTGCTCCGTGCAATTCGTGCAGATGACAAGCTTAAGCATATTCCAGTTTTAATGGTTACTGCAGAAGCAAAGAAAGAACAGATAGTAGCGGCAGCGCAGGCTGGTGTGAATGGTTATATTGTTAAGCCGTTTACCGCGGGCACACTAAAAACGAAACTCGAAAAAGTGTTTGAACGTTTAGGCTAA
- a CDS encoding chemotaxis protein CheA, translating into MLKLWTSPEPVAEQVEAAPSAAGGEDPFEFDDIFFEASNSAKPAAEADNGIDEITEDEFEALLDELHGAGKAPAVGGDSTPAKASRDDGDITDEEFDQLLDELHGVGQFGSNASVEPTPAPSAPKAAAPTPSAKPTSSGDEDINDDEFEALLDELHGKGNAPKAVEEEPEKPKAATPPPAKPAPAPAPKAAAPVAKPQPKAEPVEERASPASAAKKAPPAAQAETTVRVDTKRLDQIMNMVGELVLVRNRLVSLATNASSEAMGKAISNLDVVTADLQGAVMKTRMQPIKKVFGRFPRVVRDLARSLRKDINLVLEGEETDLDKNLVEALADPLVHLVRNSVDHGIEMPDVREAAGKPRQGTVTLSASQEGDHILLTIRDDGAGMDPEKLKKIAVTKGVIDSDQASRLSDTEAYNLIFAPGFSTKEQISDISGRGVGMDVVKTKITQLNGSVNIQSELGVGTVLEIKVPLTLAILPTLMVIVGEQTFALPLAGVNEIFHLDLTKTNVVDGQLTIIVRQKAIPLFYLEHWLKKGADRSRRKAEGHVVIVQIGTKQVGFVVDSLIGQEEVVIKPLDALLQGTPGMAGATITSDGGIALILDVPNLLKHYASK; encoded by the coding sequence TTGCTGAAACTCTGGACGAGTCCCGAACCTGTTGCAGAACAAGTTGAAGCAGCACCTTCAGCGGCAGGGGGTGAAGACCCATTTGAATTCGATGATATCTTTTTTGAAGCATCAAACAGTGCTAAACCAGCTGCTGAAGCGGATAACGGCATTGATGAAATCACGGAAGATGAATTCGAAGCATTACTTGATGAACTACACGGTGCAGGAAAAGCGCCAGCCGTAGGTGGCGATTCAACGCCTGCTAAAGCTAGCCGAGATGATGGCGATATCACTGATGAAGAATTCGACCAACTTTTAGACGAATTACATGGTGTTGGTCAGTTCGGCAGTAATGCATCTGTTGAGCCAACGCCTGCTCCATCTGCACCTAAAGCAGCTGCTCCAACGCCATCAGCAAAACCAACGTCGTCTGGTGATGAAGATATTAATGATGACGAGTTTGAAGCATTGCTCGACGAGCTACACGGTAAAGGAAATGCACCTAAAGCGGTTGAAGAGGAGCCGGAAAAACCGAAAGCGGCAACGCCTCCTCCAGCAAAACCGGCTCCTGCACCAGCTCCAAAAGCTGCGGCTCCAGTTGCGAAGCCTCAGCCTAAAGCTGAACCAGTTGAAGAGAGAGCTTCACCGGCATCTGCAGCTAAAAAAGCGCCGCCAGCGGCACAAGCAGAGACAACCGTTCGTGTTGATACAAAACGTTTAGACCAAATTATGAATATGGTTGGCGAATTGGTATTAGTGCGTAATCGCTTGGTAAGCTTAGCAACCAATGCGAGTAGCGAAGCAATGGGTAAAGCAATCTCCAACCTCGATGTCGTGACAGCAGACCTTCAAGGGGCTGTAATGAAAACTCGAATGCAGCCGATCAAGAAAGTATTTGGTCGCTTCCCTCGAGTTGTACGCGACCTTGCTCGTAGTTTGAGAAAAGACATCAATCTAGTGCTGGAAGGGGAAGAAACCGATTTAGATAAAAATTTGGTTGAAGCACTCGCTGATCCGCTTGTTCACTTAGTAAGAAACTCAGTTGACCACGGTATCGAGATGCCAGACGTGCGTGAAGCAGCTGGAAAACCAAGGCAAGGTACTGTAACGCTTTCAGCATCGCAAGAAGGTGACCATATACTTCTAACCATCCGTGATGATGGCGCAGGTATGGACCCTGAAAAGCTTAAAAAGATTGCGGTGACAAAAGGCGTAATTGATTCAGACCAAGCAAGTCGTTTATCAGATACTGAAGCGTATAACCTGATATTTGCACCAGGATTCTCTACTAAAGAGCAAATCTCTGATATTTCAGGTCGTGGTGTGGGCATGGACGTTGTTAAAACGAAAATCACCCAACTGAATGGCTCAGTAAATATTCAATCGGAACTTGGTGTAGGTACTGTACTTGAAATCAAGGTACCGCTCACACTTGCTATTCTACCGACCTTAATGGTCATTGTTGGTGAGCAAACCTTTGCATTACCGCTGGCAGGTGTTAACGAAATTTTCCACCTCGATTTGACAAAAACAAATGTCGTTGACGGTCAATTGACGATAATTGTAAGACAAAAAGCGATCCCTCTTTTCTATCTTGAACATTGGTTGAAAAAAGGCGCAGATCGATCTCGCCGCAAAGCAGAAGGTCATGTTGTCATCGTGCAAATAGGAACCAAGCAGGTTGGTTTCGTTGTGGATTCGCTTATTGGACAAGAAGAAGTGGTCATTAAGCCTTTGGATGCACTTCTCCAAGGTACTCCTGGTATGGCCGGTGCGACTATCACCTCAGACGGTGGGATTGCGCTTATTTTAGATGTACCAAATCTGTTAAAACACTATGCTAGTAAGTAG